In a genomic window of Vulpes lagopus strain Blue_001 chromosome 13, ASM1834538v1, whole genome shotgun sequence:
- the LOC121474792 gene encoding 60S ribosomal protein L37-like — protein MMKGMSSFGKRRNKTHTLCRRCGSKAYHLQKSTCGKCGYPAKRKRKYNWSAKAKRRNTTGTGRMRHLKIVYRRFRHGFREGTTPKPKRAAVAASSSS, from the coding sequence ATGATGAAGGGGATGTCATCGTTCGGAAAGCGTCGCAATAAGACGCACACGTTGTGCCGCCGCTGTGGCTCTAAGGCCTACCACCTTCAGAAGTCCACCTGTGGCAAGTGTGGCTACCCTGCCAAGCGGAAGAGAAAGTATAACTGGAGTGCCAAGGCCAAAAGACGGAATACCACCGGGACCGGTCGAATGAGGCACCTAAAAATTGTATACCGCAGATTCAGGCATGGATTCCGTGAAGGAACGACACCTAAGCCCAAGAGGGCAGCTGTTGCAGCATCCAGTTCATCTTAA